The Aspergillus flavus chromosome 2, complete sequence region GTTGCAGTGTTGACTGCACTGTTGTCATCCCTGAATGCGACCGACCGTTATGGCTCACCACGAGAGATTGAACCATGGCTACAGTTCTTCGCTTGGGTACGATATACCCTACCATGTCCATATTCCCTTATTGACACTTCTAGGTCCTGCTGCTGGTTCAAGAATGTATTATCATCTCCCGGACTGTTCCCCAGGTGAGGTACGACCTAGGGATCTGGAGTGCCATTTCAGCTCTCCTGCTCAGCATCGCAGGGGTCTTTCTGGATGGGTTGTGGTCCAACCCGAATGCCCCAGGGTCGAGTATTTCCTTAGCTGCTGTCAAGTTCACTGCGGGAATCATTCTATCTTTCACCAACGTCTCATTTTCTCGTCGACCAGAAGTATATTTAGGGTGCAAGCCAGTCGATCGTCAACGCACCGTTTCCTTCCTCAGCAGATACACATTCTCGTGGCCAGTGCCGATTCTGTCGAAAGCCGCGCGGAACAAACAGCTCGAACCCGAAGATTTCCCTGCAATTGGCTATGGGGTGCGTACACAAACCTTGTATGGTCGTTGGATATCTTGCACTCACACCAAGATATGGAGgaaattattaaatattcacCGGACAGCCTGGATTGCTCAAGTCGCCGTCCAAATGCTTACTGCTGTGGCACATTTCCTCCCTCAAGCCTTGTTGTTCCTTACCCTTCGCTTGCTGGAAGAGCGTGATGCTCACGCAGATAACCAGAAGCAATTGTGGATTACAACGGTCGGTCTCGGTGGATCCCTTTTTATATCATCTTGGCTGGAGTCATTGCTACAATGGGTGGTATCTATGGAGCTGGAACTGCCAATCCGAGAGCAGCTATCGGCAGCTATTTTCAGCAAGTCACTTAGGATAAAGGAGGTTGTGAATGTGAACTCACCTGACTGCGCTGAGAGCAAAACATCATCCGGAGAGTgcagtgacgatgaagatgaagatgacggcgAGGTTGGCCCACCAAAAACGAAACAATCCATGACAAACCTTCTAGGGGTGGATGCTGTGACAATTGCAACTTTTGTAAAATTCAGCCATACCCTCCTAGACGCCATTATTAAATTCATTCTTGCTATCGCCTTTCTTACAAACCTTCTGGGCTGGGTGCCGGTACTGTGGGCTTGCACGGTCCCAGCGATATTGAGCCCGGTGAATTATCTTCTGGCCCAACAATACAGCAAAGCAGAGGATGCGCTCATGGCAGCAAGTGATCGAAGAATGGCTGTCCTATCCGAGATGCTACAGGGCATTCGCCAGATTAAATATGATGcccaagaagatcaatggAACAGAAAAGTGCAGACTCTACGTTCCAATGAGATCAAGAAACAAGGTCAGGTTTTCCAGTTCGACCTCTCACTAATTGCCGTATGGTCTTGTGGTCCCATATGCATGAGCTTGATTGCACTAGCAACGTATTTCTTGGCCAACAAGAGTCTATCTCCCTCCGTTGCCTTCACGGCCCTCTCTATCTTTCAAAGCTTGTCAGCTACACTTTCCGATTTCCCAGAAACAATCAGTGACTTAATGAATGCCAAGGTGGCCGCCCGACGCATTGAGCAATACCTTGACTTACCGGAATACAACAACTGCCACAGCGACGGGGAGGCAATTGCCTTTTCACAGACAACGATCTCCTGGCCTTCTAACACTATGGATGAGGATAATAGTGATTTCAAGATGCGCAATATCAGTTTGCAATTCCCTCTTGGGGAGCTCACCGTGATTTCTGGTCCAGCAGGTGCTGGGAAGAGCTTACTGCTGTTGGCGACGATCGGCGAGGCAGATCTGCTTGAAGgccagatcttctttccaCAGAGACAATCGCCACTTGCCTATAATGGGCCAAGCAACGAATGGACCATCGATACATCAATTGCGTTTGTCCCGCAGAATCCTTGGATCGAGAATGGGACCGTTCGAGAGAATATTCTGTTCGGCCTCCCACTGAATCCGGAACGATATCGCGATGTTTTGCACGCATGTTGTCTCGAAGATGACTTGAATTCTATGCAAGATGGTGACCAAACTGATCTTGGAGCTAATGGCGTCAACCTAAGCGGCGGCCAGAAATGGCGTGTTGCTCTAGCTAGAGCTCTTTACAGTCCTGCTGGAGTTCTTGTCCTTGACGATATTTTCAGTGCAGTGGATGCTCGCGTCGGCCACCATCTTTTCGAAAAAGCTTTAACAGGAAGCTTAGCAGAAGGAAGAACGCGAATCGTGGCTACGCATCATACTGCTCTATGTTGGAGTGAGATGAAGTATTACGTAGTACTCGAGAATGGGCGTGTTTCTTTTGCTGGCAAGCCTGAGAATTACTGCCCTGACTTATGTCCTAGCAACGCCGGCTCTATCCAACGTATCGGCAATGCTGACTCTGCTGCGCAGCAGGGTCATATACTAGCCCCTGTATCCAATAGTCTGACCGCGCCGCAGCAGAATCCATCCGAAGAGGATGTCAAGGGCAAGGCTTTCTACGAGGCCGAGACACGAGCGACAGGCGCCGTGAAGCTGTCAATTTATAGCATATATATGCAAGCTTGCGGTGGCTACCTGTATTGGATTCCAATTGCGCTAAGTTTTGGCTTTACGCTTGTGGCGGAATTGGCAATACCATATTGGGTGTCAGTTTGGACAAGAGATCTTGCAAACACACAGCCTGATATCGAAGTGAACATTCAGTCGGTCTCGGACGGTCTTTCTGCGCGTTCAGATCCACAGCCCGCTGATAACCGTCTCTGGCTTTACCTAGGCGTGTACATCGGTCTTTTCCTTATGTCGATACTGACTGAAATTGTTCGCTACCAGCTCGTCTTTATGGCATCAATTCGAGGGTCGCTTGCTATTTTCGAAAAGTTTTTGCTCAGAGTCTTACACGCCCCTCTAAGCTTTTTGGACACAACGCCCGTGGGTCAGATCCTCAACCGCTTTAGTGCCGACTTCAGCACGCTAGATTCTGATCTGGCACTGGACCTGCCCAATATGCTCCACGGTGTTTTAATGCTTCTTAGTGTTATCATTGCAGCCCTGTTTATTTCGCCGCTTATGGTGGGCTTTGGATTCATCTCGCTCTTTCTGTCTTGGTATATCGCCTCGCTGTATGTCACAGCGGCCAGAGACGCTAAAAGGATAGAGAGCAATGCCAGGTCTCCTATTTTCGAGCAGTTCGGATCGATCATTGACGGTCTAGTCACGATCAGAGCTTTTGATAAGGTTGGTCAATATATGTATCGCATGTACAATGCGATGGATGCGCATTGCCAGGCTCTCTGGCATTTGCGTCTCTTCAACTGTTGGATGATGTTCCGGCTGAACATGATCGGAGCTTTGGTTAGTTTGTCCCAAATCTCTAGCTGCACCGTACATGTTGAGTACTGACATGCATTCCTTGATCTAGTATGTAACTATGACAGCAGCGCTGATCGCAACCATTAGAGGCGTCGATGCGTCCGTGGCAGGGTTTGCTCTCAGTTTCGCTTTACAAATGTCTGAGGTCGTCGCTTGGGTGCTGTCGGAGTACGCCGAGATCGAGCTGGACTTCAATGCCGTTGAACGCATCGTAGAATACACGCAGATCGAAACTGAGCATCAAGATGGCATGGATGCTCCAGCCGAATGGCCCACGAAAGGCGAGATTGAGGCAAATGACCTCGTCGTTGGCTACGCACCAGAATTACCACCGGTTCTACGGGGGTTGAGCTTCCTAATAAAATCTAACGAGCACGTCGGCATCGTCGGACGTACTGGTTCTGGCAAATCGTCATTGACACTCGCGCTTCTGCGCTTCCTCGAGGCACGGTCCGGATCTTTACACATTGATGGAATGGATATCTCTAGACTGAGACTCAGCGCCCTCCGCTCGAAGATAGCAATTATCCCACAGGACCCGGTGATCTTCTCGGGGACCCTCCGATCGGTCCTCGATCCGTTTGATCAGTACACAGACTCTGAGCTCCTTGCCGCTTTAGCGAAAGTCCATCTCAGACCCTCTATGGACGATGAAGAGAACTCAGAGCTTGAAGGAACAGATGAAGATTGTAACAATGCCGCCTTATCTCTTTCCTCGCCAATCTCCGAGCGAGGCAAGAACTTGTCCCAGGGCCAACGTCAATTAGTGTGTCTAGCTCAGGCCTTGCTATCCCGCCCGAAGATCCTCATAATGGACGAAGCGACCTCTTCCATTGATATGAGCACGGATGCGCTGATCCAGCAGACTATTCGTCAAGAATTCCGTGACTCTACTCTCATGGTCATTGCCCACCGACTGTCCACTGTCGTGGACTTTGATCGGATCATGGTCTTGGGAGAGGGGAGGATAGCCGAGTTTGATACACCGGCTGCTTTACTGAGAAATGAAGGGGGCCCGTTCTGGACCTTGGTCGACAAGAGCGGGGAGAGGGATTCTTTGCGTCGCAGCATTCTACAAGGTGAGAGGCAAGCATAGTTTGATTTTAGCGAGCTGGTTTTGCATCTGCCGAATAACTTTGTACTCATGTTGTATGGTGGAATATTCATATTCTTGTTCCATTTAGGTTGGAATGCTTTCAACAGCGATAGAGTATACGGAGTATCATGGAGCCTAATAAAAGCGATTATTTTTTCGACGTTCGTAACAATCTAGACCTGAATTCGGAGCGATCAGTGAGGTGGCTGGTCTGCCGTAGGTATTGGTACCCACGGGGTAAGTACCCAGTGGGTAGACTAATATGTTAACCATGATGTACCATGTGTCAAAGAGGAATAGTTGACGATCATTAAAGTGCAGATGTTCTGAGTCATGTCATATTCAGGAGGCGATATTCAAACCGATCGACATGGATGATGCTGCATTTGGCCCGCTAGATGCCGCGGCTGTAAACAGAAATGCAGTGGCTGACGGGGCAGGTCCAGTCAGAAGAGATGGAAATGCCGATGGGCGGAAGGAAAGGTGTTGCAGCATTAGCCGGTACGAGCGAACTAATGAAGATCATGCGGCTGGTAATGAATAAGTATGGTATAAGTGTTGTATGTGATTCATTAATTACGGTCGGAGGAGATCGGAAAGCAGAGAAAGTATGGATGTGAACTTGTCATATCATTTGAATCGCTGGTTCCAGGCCTAAATGAGGTCAGATGCGCAGTGACGTATTTTTGGAAATTTCCACATTTTCCCCTTGGGCctttttttcgtttttttcCTTCCGTTCCGCCTTTGAGTAACACTAGAACTGGACTTTTCTAGAAACGCACCATTTTTAATACTTAACATCGAAATAATACATAAAAGATAGAtgaatagaaattattaaaaaaaatataaaattttactTGAGATGAAAGCAATACCATAGAATAATTTTCCTAAACCGTCCAAGAGTGCTCGTGCGTCGTGTAGATCACGCGAGTCTATACCCTGTGGGAGGCCCTCGGGAGTCTCTTGAGCTTTTCATCCAATCCaaccctttttttcttcgctttttccCTTCACTTCCGGCTTATCATCGCTAACACCTGCTCCCCTCTCCACCACTCCTCTCCGACCTcgcctctctctcctcctctccctctctccccTTTTTCCCCATGTTATCGATTAccttttaatttttcttgTATATTTCCTTCCCCCTTGGACGCCGTGGGTCTTCCTGAGTCAACCCATCCTTTCTCAATGATCGGATATGGCGTTCAACTTCAACTGGTCGCCGCTGATGGCGGACGCGAGTTTCTATACTCGCGCTCAAGATCTCTTAACTGCCGCTCTGAATAAATCGCCGAAACCTCCGATTATCGTCGACGATATCATCGTAACCGAGCTCAACCTGGGTTCCATCCCGCCAGATCTGGAAATATTAGAGATTGGTGATTTGGCGGAGGATCGATTTCGAGGCATCTTTAAGATGTCCTACACTGGAGATGCCTTCTTGACTCTGAAAACGCGCGTTCAGGCGAACCCTCTCAATACCTATCTTCTCACACGACCCTCTTTTGCGTCGCCGCTACCCTTGGCTGCAGCGTAAGTAATGCTTCTGTCGCACTCCTTGGCCGATGTCGCTCACCAGTCGTGCTTGATATTCTAGAACTCCACTCACAATTCCCCTTCAAATTACACTATCCGATTTCAAGTTGTCCGGCTTTGTGATTCTCGTCTTCTCAAAACAGAAAGG contains the following coding sequences:
- a CDS encoding P-loop containing nucleoside triphosphate hydrolase protein, with the protein product MMDHWLDASFFEAVLCPAVILALSIPHIRHVFKQLSITDRQGYSLVSGYEDEDGIATDQSEKGTSDITQRVILSITAVVAVLTALLSSLNATDRYGSPREIEPWLQFFAWVLLLVQECIIISRTVPQVRYDLGIWSAISALLLSIAGVFLDGLWSNPNAPGSSISLAAVKFTAGIILSFTNVSFSRRPEVYLGCKPVDRQRTVSFLSRYTFSWPVPILSKAARNKQLEPEDFPAIGYGVRTQTLYGRWISCTHTKIWRKLLNIHRTAWIAQVAVQMLTAVAHFLPQALLFLTLRLLEERDAHADNQKQLWITTVGLGGSLFISSWLESLLQWVVSMELELPIREQLSAAIFSKSLRIKEVVNVNSPDCAESKTSSGECSDDEDEDDGEVGPPKTKQSMTNLLGVDAVTIATFVKFSHTLLDAIIKFILAIAFLTNLLGWVPVLWACTVPAILSPVNYLLAQQYSKAEDALMAASDRRMAVLSEMLQGIRQIKYDAQEDQWNRKVQTLRSNEIKKQGQVFQFDLSLIAVWSCGPICMSLIALATYFLANKSLSPSVAFTALSIFQSLSATLSDFPETISDLMNAKVAARRIEQYLDLPEYNNCHSDGEAIAFSQTTISWPSNTMDEDNSDFKMRNISLQFPLGELTVISGPAGAGKSLLLLATIGEADLLEGQIFFPQRQSPLAYNGPSNEWTIDTSIAFVPQNPWIENGTVRENILFGLPLNPERYRDVLHACCLEDDLNSMQDGDQTDLGANGVNLSGGQKWRVALARALYSPAGVLVLDDIFSAVDARVGHHLFEKALTGSLAEGRTRIVATHHTALCWSEMKYYVVLENGRVSFAGKPENYCPDLCPSNAGSIQRIGNADSAAQQGHILAPVSNSLTAPQQNPSEEDVKGKAFYEAETRATGAVKLSIYSIYMQACGGYLYWIPIALSFGFTLVAELAIPYWVSVWTRDLANTQPDIEVNIQSVSDGLSARSDPQPADNRLWLYLGVYIGLFLMSILTEIVRYQLVFMASIRGSLAIFEKFLLRVLHAPLSFLDTTPVGQILNRFSADFSTLDSDLALDLPNMLHGVLMLLSVIIAALFISPLMVGFGFISLFLSWYIASLYVTAARDAKRIESNARSPIFEQFGSIIDGLVTIRAFDKVGQYMYRMYNAMDAHCQALWHLRLFNCWMMFRLNMIGALYVTMTAALIATIRGVDASVAGFALSFALQMSEVVAWVLSEYAEIELDFNAVERIVEYTQIETEHQDGMDAPAEWPTKGEIEANDLVVGYAPELPPVLRGLSFLIKSNEHVGIVGRTGSGKSSLTLALLRFLEARSGSLHIDGMDISRLRLSALRSKIAIIPQDPVIFSGTLRSVLDPFDQYTDSELLAALAKVHLRPSMDDEENSELEGTDEDCNNAALSLSSPISERGKNLSQGQRQLVCLAQALLSRPKILIMDEATSSIDMSTDALIQQTIRQEFRDSTLMVIAHRLSTVVDFDRIMVLGEGRIAEFDTPAALLRNEGGPFWTLVDKSGERDSLRRSILQGERQA